The following coding sequences lie in one Niabella agricola genomic window:
- the pnp gene encoding polyribonucleotide nucleotidyltransferase has product MLQQPIRKVFDIGDGREVTLETGRLARQADGSVTVTMGKCILLATVVANKEPKEGQSFFPLTVDYQEKFASAGRIPGSFFKREGRLSDYEVLVSRLIDRALRPLFPDDYLCDVQVLVTLVSSDPEIMPDALACLAASAALAVSDVPIKEIISEVRVGRVNGQFKINPTRSEMEQSDMDFIIAATEKNLMMVEGESEECSEDDLVAALGVAHDAIRIQIKAQEELRALKGVTGKRDYTKPAQDEALREKVYSFAKDKVYAVAKGKLSKHARTDQFDAIQEELLKSLGEAGTEEAPFTDEQKKMAKGYYHDLQYDVVRDMILDERVRLDGRALTEIRPLDMEVDVLPSPHGSALFTRGETQSLTTVTLGTALDELLIESAAKSMYSKFILHYNFPPFSTGEVKMMRGPGRREVGHGNLAMRSLKQMMPKDGEDFGYTVRVVSDILESNGSSSMATVCAGSLALMDAGVPLPKHVSGIAMGLITKEDKFAILSDILGDEDHLGDMDFKVTGTRDGICGVQMDIKVDGLPMEVMKQALEQAKAGRLHILEAMYAAIPEAREEVKSHAPRVVKMFIDKEFIGAVIGPGGKVIQEMQRETGTTINIEEVNNRGEISIFGVEKAAVEKAENWIKGIVAVPVVGETYDAVVKGIKEFGAFVEFLPGKQGLVHISEISWKRLETLEGVVKEGDSMKVKLIGTDPKSGKFKLSRKALIPRPEKKEGPAPENN; this is encoded by the coding sequence ATGTTACAACAACCTATAAGAAAGGTATTTGATATAGGAGATGGCAGGGAAGTGACCCTCGAAACCGGTCGCCTCGCCCGCCAGGCCGATGGTTCGGTAACCGTAACCATGGGTAAATGCATCCTCCTGGCTACCGTAGTGGCCAATAAGGAGCCTAAAGAGGGGCAAAGTTTTTTCCCGTTAACAGTAGATTACCAGGAAAAATTTGCTTCTGCCGGACGTATCCCTGGTTCATTCTTCAAAAGAGAAGGGCGTTTGAGCGATTACGAAGTATTGGTGTCGCGTCTGATTGACCGGGCACTGCGCCCCCTGTTCCCCGATGATTATCTCTGCGATGTGCAGGTACTGGTAACCCTGGTGAGCAGCGACCCTGAAATTATGCCGGATGCACTGGCCTGTTTGGCGGCTTCTGCTGCGCTGGCGGTTTCCGACGTGCCTATTAAAGAAATCATCAGCGAAGTACGTGTAGGGCGCGTAAATGGTCAGTTCAAGATCAACCCGACCCGTTCTGAAATGGAACAATCCGATATGGACTTTATCATCGCTGCTACCGAAAAGAACCTGATGATGGTGGAAGGTGAGTCTGAAGAATGCAGTGAAGATGACCTGGTGGCGGCCTTAGGTGTAGCACATGACGCCATCCGGATCCAGATCAAGGCCCAGGAAGAACTGCGTGCTTTAAAAGGAGTGACTGGTAAGCGGGATTATACCAAACCTGCTCAGGATGAGGCGCTTCGTGAGAAAGTGTACAGTTTTGCAAAAGATAAAGTATATGCTGTTGCAAAGGGTAAGCTGAGCAAGCATGCGCGTACAGACCAGTTTGACGCGATCCAGGAAGAGCTGTTGAAAAGTCTCGGGGAGGCCGGTACTGAAGAAGCACCGTTTACTGACGAGCAAAAGAAGATGGCCAAAGGGTATTATCATGACCTGCAGTACGACGTGGTACGGGATATGATTCTCGATGAACGCGTACGACTGGACGGCCGGGCGCTCACAGAGATCCGCCCGCTGGACATGGAGGTAGATGTACTGCCTTCTCCGCACGGTTCTGCATTGTTTACTCGCGGTGAAACTCAATCGCTTACAACTGTAACCCTGGGTACTGCTTTAGATGAACTGCTGATTGAATCTGCCGCTAAATCCATGTATTCTAAATTTATCCTGCACTATAATTTCCCTCCGTTCTCAACCGGTGAAGTGAAAATGATGCGCGGCCCGGGTCGTCGTGAAGTAGGACACGGAAACCTGGCCATGCGTTCTTTGAAGCAAATGATGCCAAAAGACGGTGAGGATTTTGGATACACTGTTCGGGTAGTAAGTGATATCCTCGAATCGAACGGCTCCAGTTCCATGGCTACGGTTTGTGCCGGTTCTCTGGCACTGATGGACGCCGGCGTACCTCTGCCAAAACATGTGTCTGGTATTGCTATGGGATTGATTACCAAAGAAGACAAGTTTGCTATCTTAAGTGATATCCTGGGTGATGAAGATCACCTGGGCGATATGGACTTTAAAGTAACCGGCACCCGTGATGGGATCTGCGGTGTGCAGATGGATATTAAGGTAGACGGCTTACCAATGGAAGTAATGAAACAGGCCCTGGAACAAGCCAAGGCTGGCCGTTTGCACATCCTGGAAGCGATGTATGCCGCCATTCCCGAAGCACGTGAAGAAGTGAAATCACATGCACCACGGGTGGTGAAAATGTTTATCGATAAAGAATTTATCGGAGCCGTGATCGGGCCTGGTGGTAAAGTGATCCAGGAAATGCAGCGGGAAACCGGTACTACCATCAATATCGAAGAAGTGAACAATCGCGGTGAGATCAGCATCTTTGGTGTAGAGAAAGCTGCGGTTGAAAAAGCGGAGAACTGGATTAAGGGCATCGTTGCCGTGCCGGTGGTAGGCGAAACCTATGATGCCGTAGTAAAAGGTATCAAAGAGTTTGGTGCGTTTGTAGAATTCCTGCCGGGTAAACAAGGGTTGGTGCATATCAGTGAAATCAGCTGGAAACGCCTGGAAACACTGGAAGGCGTGGTTAAAGAAGGCGATTCCATGAAGGTAAAACTGATCGGAACCGATCCTAAATCAGGAAAGTTCAAATTGTCGCGCAAGGCGCTGATCCCTCGTCCTGAAAAGAAAGAGGGTCCTGCTCCTGAGAACAATTAA